One region of Metallosphaera sedula DSM 5348 genomic DNA includes:
- a CDS encoding NAD(P)-dependent glycerol-1-phosphate dehydrogenase yields the protein MEIHEHIIELPKKVYVGNGILSKLRDYLFQLNVLEPVLVVTGPNVRKIVIDEVAKGLNEIGKIEFIEVLDSSIDEVNRVEEKAKQLNPKFVLGIGGGKTIDVAKYVAYKLNVNFISIPTAPSHDGITSPFASIKGLGKPVSVKAKMPYAIIADINVLSSAPRRLINSGIGDTIGKLVAVRDWKLASKLTGEYYGDYTASLALLSAKHALSCTRIIHRDLKYSVSLLTEALISSGVAMGMAGSTRPASGSEHLFAHAVDLLQPNAALHGELVGMGSIIMAYIHGINWREIRNALDRIGAPTTAKQLGIPNDVIIKALTIAHTIRPERYTILGDRGLTWASAEKVARDTGVIE from the coding sequence ATGGAGATTCATGAGCATATCATTGAGCTCCCAAAGAAGGTCTACGTAGGCAACGGAATCCTGTCAAAACTCAGGGACTATCTCTTTCAGCTTAACGTGTTAGAACCAGTCCTAGTCGTTACTGGACCCAATGTAAGGAAAATTGTAATTGATGAGGTTGCAAAAGGGCTGAACGAAATAGGTAAAATAGAATTTATTGAGGTATTGGATTCCTCTATCGACGAGGTCAACAGAGTAGAGGAAAAGGCTAAGCAACTCAACCCTAAGTTTGTCCTGGGCATTGGAGGTGGGAAGACCATAGATGTAGCGAAGTATGTGGCGTATAAACTAAACGTAAATTTCATCAGTATTCCCACAGCCCCTTCCCATGATGGGATAACCTCTCCCTTTGCATCAATAAAGGGGCTTGGAAAGCCTGTCTCAGTTAAGGCAAAAATGCCCTATGCAATCATTGCTGACATAAATGTTCTCAGTTCTGCACCTAGGAGGCTCATAAACTCTGGAATTGGAGATACTATTGGAAAGCTGGTTGCTGTTAGGGATTGGAAGCTCGCATCAAAGTTGACGGGAGAATATTACGGAGATTACACTGCGTCATTGGCTCTGCTCTCGGCCAAGCACGCACTAAGTTGTACCAGAATAATACATAGGGATTTGAAGTATAGCGTTAGCCTGCTAACTGAGGCCCTCATAAGTAGCGGAGTCGCAATGGGTATGGCCGGAAGCACTAGGCCAGCTAGCGGGTCTGAACATCTGTTTGCGCATGCTGTAGATCTACTTCAACCAAATGCTGCATTACACGGCGAGCTTGTCGGAATGGGTTCCATTATAATGGCATATATTCATGGAATAAATTGGAGAGAAATAAGGAATGCCCTAGACAGGATTGGGGCGCCGACAACTGCTAAGCAGCTGGGAATTCCCAACGACGTAATCATAAAGGCTCTTACCATAGCTCACACCATAAGGCCTGAAAGATATACGATACTAGGTGATAGGGGATTGACTTGGGCATCTGCTGAAAAAGTAGCAAGAGACACCGGAGTTATTGAGTGA
- a CDS encoding peptidylprolyl isomerase, which produces MFKEKDFIYIDYTGKVKNTGELVDTTIEEEAKKANIYSEGKKYEPQLVILGEHRLIKGLEDSLYNFELNEEKEIEIPPENAYGQRDPSKVKVMPLGEVRKQGITPYPGMPVRFSDGSVGTIKSVSGGRVYIDLNHPLAGKTLVYKVKVVKQVTDVKEKIQALINRWFSGVELPSAELSEDQKTLKITIPEKIFLLEDLQTRKLLLARDIIKYVLEDVVVVYQESYTKAFLTQ; this is translated from the coding sequence ATGTTCAAAGAGAAGGACTTTATTTACATAGATTACACGGGAAAAGTTAAAAATACAGGAGAGCTCGTAGATACTACAATAGAGGAAGAGGCAAAAAAAGCTAACATATACAGCGAAGGCAAGAAATATGAACCCCAGCTGGTCATCTTAGGAGAACATAGGTTAATTAAAGGTCTTGAGGATAGCCTATACAATTTTGAGCTAAATGAGGAGAAAGAAATAGAAATACCACCCGAGAATGCCTACGGCCAGAGGGACCCCTCCAAGGTTAAGGTTATGCCCCTGGGGGAGGTTAGAAAGCAGGGGATAACCCCCTACCCAGGCATGCCTGTGAGATTCTCTGACGGTTCAGTCGGGACAATAAAGAGCGTGAGTGGAGGTAGAGTTTACATAGATCTCAATCATCCCCTTGCTGGAAAGACCCTAGTGTACAAGGTAAAAGTAGTGAAACAGGTGACCGATGTTAAGGAAAAGATACAGGCATTGATCAATAGATGGTTTTCGGGTGTAGAGCTACCCTCGGCTGAACTGTCTGAAGATCAGAAGACATTGAAGATCACCATACCCGAAAAGATATTTCTACTAGAAGACCTGCAAACCAGAAAACTACTTCTGGCCAGGGACATCATCAAGTATGTTCTGGAGGACGTTGTGGTGGTGTATCAGGAGTCCTATACTAAGGCTTTTCTCACTCAATAA
- the ahcY gene encoding adenosylhomocysteinase: MNYRIKDISLADQGQAQLEWAELHMPALMSIQRELERTKPLKGVRIAAVLHVTKETGVLMKTLKLAGAEVSLAASNPLSTQDDIAAALVKKYEINVFAWKGENEQDYYDNIRSIVETKPQIVMDDGGDLHAYLHENNLYSNVIGGTEETTTGVVRLKAMEEDGVLKYPVIAVNNAFTKYLFDNRFGTGQSAIDGVLRATNILIAGKICVVAGYGWVGRGIASRLRGLGGRVIVVEANPLRALEAVMEGFEVMTMKEASKIGDLFITATGNIRAISKEHILNMKDGAILANAGHFNVEIDVDGLRKMAKSRRIIRPYTEENVLSDGRRIYLLADGRLVNLAAGEGHPSEVMDLSFSNQALSVLYIYQNRGSLMPKVYDVPQDIDERVAKLKLDSMGIQVEQLTKEQVEYSKQWRYGT, from the coding sequence ATGAATTATCGTATTAAGGATATATCCCTTGCGGATCAGGGTCAAGCCCAACTAGAGTGGGCAGAACTGCATATGCCAGCTCTCATGAGCATACAAAGGGAATTAGAGAGAACGAAACCTCTAAAAGGAGTAAGAATTGCAGCAGTATTACATGTTACCAAGGAAACTGGAGTTCTAATGAAGACCCTTAAACTTGCTGGTGCAGAGGTATCCCTAGCAGCTAGCAATCCCCTGTCCACTCAAGATGACATAGCTGCTGCGCTGGTGAAAAAATATGAGATCAACGTGTTTGCATGGAAAGGAGAAAACGAGCAGGACTACTATGACAACATAAGGTCAATTGTGGAGACTAAACCGCAAATAGTAATGGATGATGGTGGAGATCTACATGCTTACTTACACGAGAATAACCTTTACAGTAACGTGATAGGTGGCACCGAGGAGACGACTACTGGCGTGGTTAGGCTAAAGGCCATGGAAGAGGATGGTGTTCTGAAGTATCCAGTTATTGCCGTAAATAACGCGTTCACCAAATATCTCTTTGACAATAGATTCGGTACTGGACAGAGCGCAATTGACGGAGTTCTTAGGGCAACTAACATTCTAATAGCCGGAAAGATATGCGTGGTTGCAGGCTACGGTTGGGTAGGTAGGGGAATAGCTTCTAGACTCAGGGGGCTTGGGGGTAGAGTAATAGTGGTAGAAGCTAACCCATTAAGGGCATTAGAGGCCGTGATGGAAGGATTCGAAGTGATGACCATGAAAGAGGCATCTAAGATAGGAGACTTATTTATCACGGCCACAGGTAATATTAGGGCAATATCTAAGGAGCACATCCTTAATATGAAGGACGGAGCGATCCTTGCCAATGCGGGTCATTTCAACGTGGAAATAGATGTCGATGGGCTAAGAAAGATGGCTAAGAGCAGGAGGATCATTAGGCCATATACCGAGGAAAATGTATTGTCCGATGGAAGGAGAATATACCTTCTGGCAGATGGAAGATTAGTGAATTTAGCTGCGGGTGAAGGACATCCCAGCGAGGTTATGGACCTTAGTTTCTCGAACCAGGCTCTATCTGTACTTTACATCTACCAGAACAGAGGGTCCCTAATGCCAAAAGTCTATGATGTTCCCCAGGATATCGATGAGAGAGTAGCTAAATTAAAACTAGACTCGATGGGAATACAAGTGGAGCAACTAACAAAGGAACAGGTTGAATATTCTAAACAATGGAGATATGGTACCTAA
- a CDS encoding ribosome biogenesis/translation initiation ATPase RLI: protein MRVAVINYDSCKPDKCSIECVRFCPINRAGSKAIEIDQSKLGKPVVYEETCIGCNICVKKCPFEAISIVNVPDNFSKEIIHRYGTNGFELFGLPILKSGYVIGLLGKNGAGKTTILKILSGEIIPNFGEVEKQPSIDTVLQKFKGKELFSYFYDLYNKKLRVVHKIQYVEYASRLLKGEVSQLLRKVDERGKLDEIRELLFMNSIWNKEISTLSGGELQKTLIAAALAREANVYAIDEPSSYLDVRERINVAKGIRELTKGKYVVTVDHDLIVLDYIADFVSIIYGESGVYGKVSKTYSTRVGINNFLNGYLPAENMRVMDHKIQFYLKDVTDLDLAKNSAEKVRWSNITKTLGDFSLNTEQGFAREGEVIGIVGPNGIGKTTFIRILVGEIEPDSGSIVPTGLTLSYKPQRIVPDYEGTVREYLESVSKDILSTSSWFYTEVTRRLRLHKLLDSNVKDLSGGELQKLYVAGALAKEAHIYLLDEPSSYLDVEERYVVAKAIKRITRERKSVSFVVDHDLAIHDYIADRLIVFTGTPGKSGHASEPLSLSKGMNTFLKEIGLTFRRDAESGRPRANKIGSYLDRLQRERNEYYSTETVAD, encoded by the coding sequence TTGAGGGTTGCAGTCATTAATTATGACTCCTGTAAACCCGATAAATGCTCGATAGAATGTGTTAGGTTCTGTCCCATAAATAGGGCTGGGAGCAAGGCCATAGAGATAGATCAAAGCAAGCTAGGTAAACCCGTTGTCTATGAGGAAACGTGTATTGGATGTAACATCTGCGTAAAGAAGTGTCCCTTTGAGGCGATATCCATAGTAAATGTACCAGATAATTTTAGTAAAGAAATTATCCATAGATATGGAACTAATGGATTTGAACTCTTTGGTCTTCCCATTTTAAAGAGCGGCTACGTTATAGGCCTCTTGGGCAAAAATGGAGCAGGTAAAACTACCATACTGAAGATATTGAGCGGCGAGATAATACCTAATTTTGGGGAAGTCGAGAAACAACCTAGTATAGATACAGTCCTTCAAAAATTTAAGGGAAAAGAATTATTTTCCTATTTTTATGATTTATATAATAAAAAATTAAGAGTAGTCCATAAAATTCAGTATGTGGAATATGCCTCCCGCTTGCTAAAGGGAGAGGTTTCTCAACTTCTGAGGAAGGTAGATGAGCGAGGTAAACTAGACGAGATAAGAGAACTGCTCTTCATGAATTCCATTTGGAATAAGGAAATTTCGACCCTCAGTGGAGGAGAACTACAGAAAACGCTGATTGCGGCCGCCTTGGCCAGAGAGGCGAACGTTTATGCCATAGACGAGCCATCTTCCTATCTAGATGTCAGGGAAAGGATTAACGTAGCTAAGGGAATAAGGGAACTCACGAAGGGAAAATACGTAGTTACCGTAGATCATGATTTAATAGTCCTTGATTATATTGCAGATTTTGTCTCAATTATTTATGGTGAAAGTGGAGTGTATGGAAAAGTATCAAAAACATATTCTACCAGGGTTGGAATCAACAACTTCCTTAACGGATACCTCCCGGCTGAAAACATGAGAGTTATGGATCATAAGATACAATTCTATCTAAAGGATGTTACAGATTTGGACTTAGCTAAAAACTCCGCAGAGAAAGTGCGCTGGAGCAACATAACTAAGACCCTAGGAGATTTCTCACTCAACACGGAGCAAGGTTTCGCTAGAGAAGGTGAAGTCATAGGAATCGTGGGTCCCAACGGAATAGGTAAAACGACGTTTATCAGAATCCTGGTAGGGGAGATAGAACCAGATTCGGGCTCTATCGTGCCTACAGGACTTACCTTATCCTATAAGCCACAACGTATAGTTCCTGACTACGAAGGAACTGTGAGGGAATATCTAGAGTCGGTCAGTAAGGATATATTATCTACTTCCTCTTGGTTTTATACTGAGGTTACGCGAAGACTTCGACTTCATAAGCTCTTGGACTCCAACGTTAAGGATCTTAGCGGAGGAGAATTGCAGAAGCTCTACGTAGCGGGGGCTCTAGCCAAGGAAGCACATATATACTTGCTAGACGAACCCTCCTCGTATCTTGACGTGGAAGAAAGGTACGTGGTAGCTAAGGCTATAAAGAGGATTACAAGGGAAAGAAAGAGCGTTTCGTTCGTTGTAGATCATGATCTCGCTATCCACGATTATATCGCCGATAGACTCATTGTTTTCACTGGAACTCCAGGTAAAAGTGGTCATGCCAGCGAACCCCTATCCTTGAGCAAGGGAATGAATACGTTCCTTAAGGAAATTGGGCTCACCTTCAGAAGAGATGCTGAGAGCGGAAGACCTAGGGCAAATAAGATAGGAAGTTACCTTGATAGGCTCCAAAGAGAAAGGAACGAGTACTATTCTACAGAAACTGTCGCGGACTAA
- the fbp gene encoding fructose-1,6-bisphosphate aldolase/phosphatase: protein MRSTVSVIKADIGSLAGHHVVHPDTMAAANRVLAEAKRQGIILDYYITNVGDDLELIMSHTRGELDTKVHETAWDAFKEATKVSKELGLYAAGQDLLSDSFSGNLKGMGPGIAELDIEERPSEPIAIFMADKTEPGAFNLPLYKMFADPFNTAGLVIDPTMNEGFKFEVLDVYEGQSVVLNSPEEMYSLLGLIGTPARYVIRRVYRKADNMIGSVTSIERLNLIAGKYVGKDDPVLIVRLQHGFPALGEALEAFSFPYLVPGWMRGSHYGPIMPVSQRDAKATRFDGPPRLIGLGFNVKNGKLTGPSDLFDDPAFDETRRMASVITDYMRRHGPFMPHRLEPTEMEYTTLPTLIEKLKPRFKKEEDVKKAKPSVYTSKDQGMD, encoded by the coding sequence ATGAGATCTACTGTTAGTGTAATCAAGGCAGATATTGGAAGTTTAGCTGGACATCACGTGGTACATCCAGATACAATGGCAGCTGCCAACAGAGTTTTAGCAGAGGCTAAAAGACAGGGTATAATCCTTGACTACTACATTACCAATGTAGGTGATGATCTAGAACTAATAATGAGTCACACTAGGGGAGAATTGGATACCAAAGTCCATGAAACTGCCTGGGATGCATTCAAGGAAGCTACTAAGGTATCCAAGGAATTGGGTCTATATGCAGCGGGTCAGGATCTACTTTCGGACTCGTTTTCTGGTAACCTAAAGGGAATGGGTCCTGGGATTGCAGAACTAGATATAGAGGAAAGACCTTCAGAACCAATTGCCATTTTCATGGCCGATAAAACTGAACCAGGAGCGTTCAACTTGCCTCTTTATAAGATGTTTGCAGATCCATTCAACACAGCAGGCCTAGTTATAGATCCCACAATGAATGAAGGATTCAAGTTCGAGGTATTGGACGTGTATGAGGGGCAAAGCGTGGTTTTGAACAGTCCTGAAGAGATGTACTCGCTATTGGGATTAATAGGGACCCCAGCAAGGTATGTGATAAGGAGAGTTTACAGGAAGGCTGATAATATGATCGGATCAGTGACCTCCATAGAGAGATTGAATCTGATAGCGGGGAAGTACGTGGGTAAGGATGATCCTGTCCTTATAGTAAGATTACAGCACGGTTTTCCGGCTCTTGGAGAGGCACTGGAGGCATTTTCATTCCCATACCTAGTCCCTGGATGGATGAGGGGAAGCCATTATGGCCCCATCATGCCAGTATCGCAAAGGGATGCCAAGGCAACCAGATTTGATGGACCTCCAAGGCTCATAGGGCTAGGCTTCAATGTTAAGAATGGAAAGTTAACCGGACCCTCCGATCTATTTGATGATCCCGCCTTCGACGAGACTAGAAGAATGGCATCCGTTATAACTGACTATATGAGAAGACACGGACCCTTTATGCCGCATAGACTAGAGCCAACAGAAATGGAATACACGACTTTGCCAACACTAATAGAAAAACTAAAGCCTAGATTTAAGAAGGAAGAGGATGTGAAGAAGGCCAAACCTAGTGTTTATACATCAAAGGATCAAGGAATGGACTAA
- a CDS encoding 30S ribosomal protein S17e yields MGNIYTRDIKRIGQQIYELYKDQITTDYEKNKELVKQVVDVYSKKVRNRIAGYITRKAKQASRPVEVTEQQEELEE; encoded by the coding sequence GTGGGTAATATATATACGAGGGACATAAAGAGAATCGGTCAACAAATATACGAGCTTTATAAAGACCAGATTACCACTGACTACGAGAAGAACAAAGAATTAGTGAAACAGGTAGTTGATGTATATTCTAAGAAGGTTAGAAACAGGATAGCAGGATATATAACCAGGAAGGCGAAACAAGCAAGCAGACCTGTTGAAGTCACCGAGCAACAAGAAGAATTAGAGGAGTGA